From a single Microbacterium murale genomic region:
- a CDS encoding S66 family peptidase — MLSKLDPGDRIAVLSPSFAAPAVAPALHEQALRRLTELTGLVPVEYPTTRELGASPEARAADVNAAFADPSIRAILATIGGDDQILVVPHLDAALAQADPKPFLGHSDNTNILNWLWQHGVPGFYGGSTAVHLGPGPAVDDIHLRSLRAALLDGGELELTEPGESEDVGRRWEDHRALTEYGDRAQTTPWTWGGPERRVEGRTWGGCLETIDGLAFADRLPTASDLDGAILMLETSEERPPAGWVARWLRGLGERGILQAAAGVIFARPPVSDFEFHPSESEAQALRDAQRDVVIETVARYNPDAVVCVGVPFGHTRPQWIVPYGGRIILDGVRRTVTADYSSTAAASPRSSS, encoded by the coding sequence ATGCTCTCGAAGCTCGACCCAGGTGACCGTATCGCTGTCCTGTCCCCGTCCTTCGCCGCCCCCGCCGTCGCACCGGCGCTGCACGAGCAGGCGCTGCGGCGACTGACCGAGCTCACCGGACTCGTCCCCGTGGAGTACCCGACGACACGTGAGCTCGGGGCGAGTCCAGAGGCGCGCGCAGCCGATGTCAACGCAGCGTTCGCCGATCCGAGCATCCGGGCGATCCTGGCGACGATCGGCGGCGACGATCAGATTCTCGTCGTCCCGCACCTGGATGCTGCGCTCGCGCAGGCCGATCCCAAGCCGTTCCTCGGGCACAGCGACAACACGAACATCCTCAACTGGCTGTGGCAGCACGGCGTCCCCGGCTTCTACGGCGGCTCGACCGCCGTGCACCTCGGCCCTGGTCCCGCCGTCGATGACATCCACCTGCGCTCGCTGCGGGCGGCGCTGCTGGACGGCGGCGAGCTGGAACTCACCGAACCGGGCGAATCCGAAGACGTCGGCCGCCGGTGGGAGGACCACCGCGCCCTCACCGAGTACGGCGATCGCGCGCAGACGACGCCGTGGACATGGGGCGGGCCCGAGCGCCGCGTCGAGGGTCGCACGTGGGGTGGTTGTCTCGAAACCATCGACGGTTTGGCGTTCGCGGATCGCCTCCCCACGGCATCCGACCTCGACGGTGCGATCCTGATGCTCGAGACGAGCGAGGAGCGTCCGCCCGCGGGGTGGGTCGCCCGCTGGCTGCGTGGTCTGGGGGAGCGCGGAATACTCCAGGCCGCAGCGGGCGTGATCTTCGCTCGGCCGCCGGTGAGCGACTTCGAGTTCCACCCGTCCGAGAGCGAGGCGCAGGCGCTCCGCGACGCCCAGCGCGATGTCGTGATCGAGACGGTCGCGCGCTACAACCCGGATGCCGTGGTGTGTGTCGGGGTGCCATTCGGGCACACGCGGCCGCAGTGGATCGTGCCGTACGGCGGACGCATCATCTTGGACGGCGTCCGCCGCACGGTCACAGCCGACTACAGCTCGACGGCCGCAGCGAGTCCGAGGTCGTCTTCGTAG
- a CDS encoding MFS transporter yields MSTAVKPANPRSRVILASLVGTTIEFYDFYAYATAAVLVFPVLFFPSDNATASLLASFAVFGAAMVARPIGAMVFGHFGDKYGRKATLVASLLTMGIATFIIGLLPTFQQIGWVAPLLLLILRLAQGFALGGEWSGAALVATENAPKGKRAWYGSFPQLGAPLGFIIANFIFLGINWALPHGENPSLQSEAFLAWGWRIPFLFSAVMVIIGLWVRLKLVESDTFKRAEQKGVIRKMPLATVFRHHWKHLILGTFIMLATYVLFYLMTNFTLAYGTAATDADVPGAGFGYTDFVLMQIVGVVFFGIFTLLSGPVADAIGRRKLLLWVTGAIIVFGLTFNVFLMPQIDPQFTGALTQAFLVFGFMLMGITFGPMGAMLPELFPTNVRYSGSAIAYNVSSILGAAIAPLIALKLWEFAGGEPWLVGLYLSAMGVLTFVALILTKETKDNDYEDDLGLAAAVEL; encoded by the coding sequence ATGAGTACCGCTGTGAAACCCGCCAATCCGCGCTCGCGCGTCATTCTCGCCAGCCTGGTCGGCACGACGATCGAGTTCTACGACTTCTACGCGTACGCCACTGCCGCGGTCCTCGTGTTCCCCGTGCTGTTCTTCCCCAGCGACAACGCCACCGCGTCGCTGCTGGCGTCCTTCGCCGTCTTCGGCGCGGCCATGGTCGCCCGCCCCATCGGTGCGATGGTGTTCGGGCACTTCGGCGACAAGTACGGGCGCAAGGCGACGCTCGTCGCCTCCCTCCTCACGATGGGCATCGCGACGTTCATCATCGGCCTGCTGCCGACGTTCCAGCAGATCGGGTGGGTGGCGCCGCTGCTGCTGCTCATCCTGCGTCTCGCTCAGGGATTCGCCCTCGGTGGCGAATGGTCCGGCGCCGCACTCGTCGCGACCGAGAACGCGCCGAAGGGCAAGCGTGCCTGGTACGGATCGTTCCCGCAACTGGGCGCTCCCCTCGGCTTCATCATCGCGAACTTCATCTTCCTCGGCATCAACTGGGCACTCCCGCACGGAGAGAACCCCTCGCTGCAGTCGGAGGCCTTCCTCGCCTGGGGCTGGCGCATCCCGTTCCTGTTCTCCGCCGTCATGGTCATCATCGGTCTCTGGGTCCGGCTCAAGCTGGTCGAGTCCGACACCTTCAAGCGGGCGGAGCAGAAGGGCGTCATCCGCAAGATGCCGCTTGCCACCGTGTTCCGCCACCACTGGAAGCACCTCATCCTCGGCACGTTCATCATGCTGGCCACGTACGTGCTGTTCTACCTGATGACGAACTTCACGCTCGCATACGGCACGGCCGCGACCGACGCCGATGTGCCAGGAGCGGGCTTCGGTTACACCGACTTCGTGCTCATGCAGATCGTCGGCGTGGTCTTCTTCGGTATCTTCACGCTGCTCTCCGGCCCCGTCGCCGACGCGATCGGGCGTCGCAAGCTCCTGCTCTGGGTCACCGGAGCGATCATCGTCTTCGGGCTCACCTTCAACGTCTTCCTGATGCCGCAGATCGACCCGCAGTTTACCGGTGCGCTCACACAGGCATTCCTCGTGTTCGGCTTCATGCTGATGGGGATCACATTCGGCCCGATGGGTGCGATGCTGCCAGAGCTGTTCCCGACGAATGTGCGCTATTCCGGTTCCGCCATCGCCTACAACGTCTCCTCGATCCTCGGCGCCGCGATCGCCCCTCTCATCGCCCTGAAGCTGTGGGAGTTCGCGGGGGGCGAGCCGTGGCTCGTCGGACTGTACCTGTCGGCGATGGGCGTGCTCACCTTCGTCGCGTTGATCCTGACGAAGGAGACGAAGGACAACGACTACGAAGACGACCTCGGACTCGCTGCGGCCGTCGAGCTGTAG
- a CDS encoding glycoside hydrolase family 35 protein yields MSTFSIGDTEFLRDGRPHQIISGAIHYFRVHPDQWQDRIRKARLMGLNTVETYVAWNAHEPRRGEWDATGWNDLGRFLDLVREEGMDAIVRPGPYICAEWHNGGLPTWLAADENTLRTSDPAYLADVADYLRRVYEIVAPRQIQHGGPVVLVQIENEYGAYGSDREYLEELVRITKDSGISVPLTTVDQPVDRMLADGSLAGLHRTGSFGSRIPERLATLREHQATGPLMCSEFWDGWFDWWGGVHHTTEVATVAEDLDALLAAGASVNIYMFHGGTNFGLTNGANHKGRYLPLVTSYDYDAPLDEAGNPTEKYYALRDVIAKHAPVPDELPEPAVPAPSFTVPLRNIGTWTDAGTAAPASAEHPATFDALEHLSALVRYDVELPELSAPATLTVEDARDLAWVRVDGQSIGILARTRHDHTITVPPGKILSILVEDQGRVNYGPRLGEEKGLIGTPLLNGDPLRGWRSTPLDVAATAAVITARDTEASAESEAGAAPSAWIGEFELPDASDLFLDTAGWGKGYAFMNGFFLGRYWRNGPQRTLYIPAPAARRETNRLVVLELEHLLKPRAQFLPGLELGDREE; encoded by the coding sequence GTGAGCACCTTCTCCATCGGCGACACCGAGTTCCTCCGTGACGGCCGGCCGCATCAGATCATCTCCGGAGCCATCCACTACTTCCGGGTGCACCCCGACCAGTGGCAGGACCGCATCCGCAAAGCCCGCCTGATGGGATTGAACACGGTCGAAACGTATGTCGCATGGAACGCGCACGAGCCGCGCCGAGGTGAATGGGACGCCACCGGCTGGAATGACCTCGGGCGCTTCCTCGATCTCGTGCGCGAGGAGGGGATGGATGCGATCGTCCGTCCGGGTCCATACATATGCGCCGAATGGCATAACGGCGGCCTGCCCACTTGGCTGGCAGCGGACGAGAACACGCTGCGCACTTCCGACCCCGCGTACCTCGCCGATGTGGCCGACTACCTCCGCCGCGTCTACGAGATCGTGGCCCCGCGGCAGATCCAGCATGGCGGCCCTGTCGTCCTCGTGCAGATCGAGAACGAGTACGGCGCGTACGGCTCCGACCGGGAGTACCTCGAAGAACTCGTGCGCATCACGAAGGACTCTGGCATCAGCGTGCCGCTGACGACCGTCGACCAGCCAGTCGACCGGATGCTCGCGGACGGCAGCCTCGCGGGGCTCCATCGCACCGGGTCCTTCGGATCGCGCATCCCCGAACGTCTCGCCACGCTCCGCGAGCATCAGGCGACCGGTCCGCTCATGTGCTCGGAGTTCTGGGACGGCTGGTTCGACTGGTGGGGCGGTGTCCACCACACCACCGAAGTCGCGACCGTCGCGGAAGACCTCGATGCTCTCCTGGCGGCCGGCGCATCCGTGAACATCTACATGTTCCACGGCGGCACGAACTTCGGCCTGACCAACGGCGCGAACCACAAGGGGCGCTATCTCCCACTGGTGACCTCGTACGACTACGACGCACCGCTGGACGAGGCCGGCAACCCGACCGAGAAGTACTACGCGCTGCGTGATGTGATCGCGAAGCACGCTCCAGTGCCGGATGAGTTGCCGGAACCGGCCGTACCGGCGCCGTCGTTCACGGTGCCGCTGCGGAACATCGGAACGTGGACGGATGCCGGAACCGCCGCCCCCGCGTCCGCGGAGCACCCCGCGACGTTCGACGCGCTCGAGCACTTGAGTGCACTCGTGCGGTATGACGTCGAGCTGCCCGAACTCTCCGCGCCCGCGACGCTGACCGTCGAAGATGCCCGCGACCTCGCGTGGGTGCGCGTCGACGGTCAGAGCATCGGCATCCTGGCCCGCACTCGCCACGATCACACCATCACTGTCCCACCGGGCAAGATCCTCAGCATCCTCGTCGAAGATCAGGGTCGGGTGAACTACGGACCTCGTCTCGGCGAGGAGAAGGGTCTGATCGGCACGCCGCTCCTCAACGGCGACCCGCTGCGCGGTTGGCGCTCGACGCCACTGGATGTCGCGGCGACAGCCGCGGTGATCACCGCCCGCGACACCGAGGCCTCCGCGGAATCGGAGGCGGGCGCCGCACCATCCGCCTGGATCGGCGAGTTCGAGCTGCCGGACGCGTCCGATCTCTTCCTCGACACGGCGGGTTGGGGAAAGGGCTACGCGTTCATGAACGGCTTCTTCCTCGGCCGCTACTGGCGAAACGGTCCGCAGCGCACGCTGTACATCCCAGCACCCGCGGCGCGGCGGGAAACGAACCGGCTCGTCGTGCTGGAGCTCGAACATCTTCTGAAGCCGCGAGCGCAGTTCCTTCCTGGCCTCGAGCTCGGCGACCGCGAGGAATGA
- a CDS encoding ABC transporter substrate-binding protein, which produces MKHIPSPAKRRALTALAAGTVAAIALAGCSAGAGDTGGTGAGDGSFDSVEAALETGGEITYWSWTPSAEAQVAAFEKAYPNVKVNLVNAGTNNEEYTKLQNAIKAGSGAPDVVQVEYYAFPQFALTEAFVDLSQYGFADFEDDYTASTWNSVTDGDAIYGLPQDSGPMALFYNKTVFDAAGVAVPTTWDEYYEAAKTIHAANPNAYITNDTGDAGFATSMIWQAGGQPFTTDGTDVTIDLQDAGSKKWADNWNRLVEEDLVAPYGSWSDEWFRGLGDGSLASLVIGAWMPGNLISGAPDGSGDWRVAPMPTYDGTPATAENGGGGQAVTTQSENPELAAGFLWWLNNSEESISTFLESGGFPSTTAELSSEEFLSDAPEYFGGQKINEVLAAAADDVVEGWNYLPYQVYSNSIFGDTVGQSYQNGTDINEGLTAWQDALVEYGNSQGFSVNK; this is translated from the coding sequence ATGAAGCACATTCCCTCACCCGCGAAGCGCAGGGCACTCACGGCGCTCGCGGCCGGAACCGTGGCGGCCATCGCCCTTGCCGGCTGCAGCGCCGGAGCCGGCGACACAGGCGGCACCGGAGCCGGCGACGGCTCGTTCGACTCCGTCGAAGCTGCCCTCGAGACCGGCGGCGAGATCACGTACTGGTCGTGGACTCCGTCGGCCGAAGCGCAGGTCGCCGCGTTCGAGAAGGCTTATCCGAACGTGAAGGTCAACCTCGTCAACGCCGGCACGAACAACGAGGAGTACACCAAGCTCCAGAACGCCATCAAGGCGGGCTCCGGCGCTCCGGATGTCGTGCAGGTCGAGTACTACGCTTTCCCGCAGTTCGCGCTCACAGAGGCGTTCGTCGATCTCTCCCAGTACGGCTTCGCCGACTTCGAGGACGACTACACGGCATCCACCTGGAACTCCGTCACCGACGGCGACGCGATCTACGGGCTCCCTCAGGACTCGGGCCCCATGGCGCTGTTCTACAACAAGACCGTCTTCGATGCAGCCGGCGTGGCCGTGCCGACCACGTGGGACGAGTACTACGAGGCCGCCAAGACGATCCACGCCGCGAACCCGAACGCGTACATCACCAATGACACCGGCGATGCGGGCTTCGCAACGAGCATGATCTGGCAGGCCGGCGGACAGCCGTTCACGACGGACGGCACCGACGTCACGATCGACCTGCAGGATGCCGGGTCGAAGAAGTGGGCGGACAATTGGAACCGCCTCGTCGAGGAGGACCTGGTCGCCCCCTACGGCAGCTGGAGCGACGAGTGGTTCCGCGGTCTCGGCGACGGCAGCCTCGCCTCACTGGTCATCGGCGCCTGGATGCCGGGAAACCTGATCTCCGGCGCCCCCGACGGCTCAGGCGACTGGCGTGTCGCGCCGATGCCGACCTACGACGGCACCCCGGCGACCGCAGAGAACGGTGGCGGCGGCCAGGCAGTCACGACGCAGAGCGAGAATCCCGAGCTCGCAGCCGGATTCCTGTGGTGGCTGAACAACAGCGAGGAGAGCATCTCGACGTTCCTCGAGAGCGGCGGCTTCCCGTCGACCACCGCCGAGCTGTCCAGCGAGGAGTTCCTCAGCGACGCGCCGGAGTACTTCGGCGGGCAGAAGATCAACGAGGTGCTCGCTGCTGCGGCCGACGACGTGGTCGAGGGCTGGAACTACCTGCCCTACCAGGTGTACTCGAACAGCATCTTCGGCGACACCGTAGGACAGTCGTACCAGAACGGCACCGATATCAACGAAGGTCTCACCGCCTGGCAGGACGCGCTGGTCGAGTACGGCAACAGCCAGGGCTTCAGCGTCAACAAGTAA
- a CDS encoding carbohydrate ABC transporter permease gives MNPRRSNTLLIVMIVYALYTLVPLVWLLFSSTKTQAGLFSSFGLWFSDDFAFFDNLVATFSYRDGIFLRWLGNTLLYVVVGAGGATLLATMAGYGLAKYRFPGRRAVFAVVLGAVAVPGTALAVPTFLLFSELGLTNTPWAVIIPSLISPFGLYLIWVFASESVPTELLEAARIDGAGEFRTFFTISMRLLAPGIVTVALFTVVATWNNYFLPLIMLSDPAWYPLTVGLNQWSNQAIGAGSQPIYNLVIMGSLLTIIPIVIAFLLLQRFWQSGLTAGSVKQ, from the coding sequence ATGAACCCGCGCAGGTCGAACACGCTGCTGATCGTGATGATCGTCTACGCGCTGTACACACTGGTTCCGCTGGTCTGGCTGCTGTTCAGCTCCACCAAGACCCAGGCAGGACTGTTCTCCTCCTTCGGCCTGTGGTTCTCCGACGACTTCGCGTTCTTCGACAATCTCGTGGCGACGTTCTCGTACCGTGACGGCATCTTCCTGCGTTGGCTCGGCAACACGCTGCTCTACGTCGTGGTCGGGGCCGGTGGCGCGACGCTGCTCGCGACGATGGCCGGATACGGACTCGCGAAGTACCGCTTCCCCGGCCGACGCGCGGTCTTCGCCGTCGTCCTCGGAGCGGTGGCCGTGCCCGGCACCGCGCTCGCGGTGCCGACGTTCCTGCTGTTCAGCGAGTTGGGCCTGACGAACACACCGTGGGCGGTGATCATCCCCTCGCTCATCAGCCCCTTCGGCCTCTACCTGATCTGGGTGTTCGCATCCGAATCCGTGCCGACCGAGCTCTTGGAAGCGGCTCGCATCGACGGCGCGGGTGAGTTCCGCACGTTCTTCACGATCTCGATGCGCCTGCTCGCACCCGGCATCGTCACCGTCGCGCTCTTCACCGTCGTCGCGACGTGGAACAACTACTTCCTTCCCCTGATCATGCTCTCCGATCCTGCCTGGTACCCGCTGACCGTCGGGCTGAACCAGTGGAGCAACCAGGCCATCGGCGCCGGGTCACAGCCGATCTACAACCTCGTGATCATGGGCTCGCTGCTCACGATCATCCCGATCGTCATCGCGTTCCTGCTCCTGCAGCGGTTCTGGCAATCCGGTCTCACCGCCGGAAGCGTAAAGCAGTAG
- a CDS encoding carbohydrate ABC transporter permease, whose protein sequence is MTTDFTATPGRSGIRRREKRDWKGWAFVGPFMVVFALVFLTPLAYAMYLSFFQEKLIGGTAFVGVDNYVRALTDPQFWEAFGRVLIFLLIQVPIMLVLALGAALALDSARLRGASFFRILIFLPYAVPAVVAVLMWGYIYGDQFGLTANVNDFLGFEALTPFAKEWMLVSIGNIVTWEFVGYNMLIFYSSLKTIPTDMYEAASLDGAGAWRTIFSIKIPSVRGALVIASIFSIIGSFQLFNEPNILRPLAPNVITTYFTPNMYAYNLSFAGQQFNYAATIAIIMGVITAVIAYVVQLRGSKTEVR, encoded by the coding sequence ATGACGACTGATTTCACTGCGACGCCCGGCCGCTCCGGCATCCGGCGCCGCGAGAAGCGCGACTGGAAGGGATGGGCCTTCGTCGGCCCGTTCATGGTCGTGTTCGCGCTTGTTTTCCTCACGCCTCTCGCCTACGCGATGTACCTGAGCTTCTTCCAGGAGAAGCTCATCGGCGGGACCGCGTTCGTCGGAGTGGACAACTATGTGCGCGCACTCACCGATCCGCAGTTCTGGGAGGCATTCGGGCGCGTCCTGATCTTCCTCCTGATCCAGGTGCCGATCATGCTCGTGCTTGCACTGGGCGCGGCGCTCGCACTGGACAGCGCACGTCTGCGCGGTGCCTCGTTCTTCCGCATCCTGATCTTCCTGCCTTATGCGGTTCCCGCCGTCGTCGCAGTGCTGATGTGGGGATACATCTACGGCGATCAGTTCGGGCTCACCGCGAACGTCAACGACTTCCTCGGATTCGAGGCGCTGACGCCGTTCGCCAAGGAGTGGATGCTGGTCTCGATCGGCAACATCGTCACCTGGGAGTTCGTCGGCTACAACATGCTGATCTTCTACTCGTCATTGAAGACGATCCCCACCGATATGTATGAGGCCGCATCGCTCGACGGTGCAGGCGCGTGGCGCACGATCTTCTCGATCAAGATCCCCTCCGTCCGCGGTGCACTCGTGATCGCCAGCATCTTCTCGATCATCGGCAGCTTCCAGCTCTTCAACGAACCCAACATCCTGCGCCCTCTCGCGCCGAACGTGATCACCACGTACTTCACCCCCAACATGTACGCGTACAACCTGTCGTTCGCCGGCCAGCAGTTCAACTACGCAGCAACGATCGCGATCATCATGGGCGTCATCACCGCCGTGATCGCCTATGTCGTGCAGCTGCGCGGCTCGAAGACGGAGGTGCGCTGA
- a CDS encoding LacI family DNA-binding transcriptional regulator: protein MEDVAREAGVSGQTVSRVVNARGYVGATTRTRVEQAMQHLGYRPNSAARALRSGRFRAIGVIMFSFSSYGNQRTLDAIAVRAAEMGYALTLIPVESSARETVAGAFRRIEEHAVDGIIIVIEAHQLDEAEVEMPHGLPVVFVDSNRGTSHPFVDTDQAQGAKLATEHLLDMGHETVWHVAGPAKSYSAERRRESWQKTLESRERAVPEPIQGDWSAASGYEAGTRLRDIDEVTAVFAANDQMAIGVVRAFRESGRDIPGDVSVVGFDGLPDAAQLWPPLTTVQQHPEKVGALAVDALLAELGSGERTQTPLVGTELIIRESTAPPRTSR, encoded by the coding sequence ATGGAGGACGTCGCGCGTGAGGCCGGTGTGTCCGGTCAGACGGTCTCCCGAGTGGTAAATGCACGCGGATACGTCGGCGCCACGACAAGGACGCGCGTCGAGCAGGCGATGCAGCACCTCGGATATCGGCCGAACAGCGCGGCCAGAGCACTACGTTCCGGGCGGTTCCGCGCCATCGGTGTGATCATGTTCTCGTTCAGCTCCTACGGTAACCAGCGCACGCTCGACGCGATCGCCGTCAGGGCGGCCGAGATGGGCTACGCGTTGACCCTCATCCCGGTGGAATCGAGTGCGCGCGAGACCGTTGCCGGCGCATTCCGAAGGATCGAGGAGCACGCGGTCGACGGCATCATCATCGTGATCGAGGCTCATCAGCTCGACGAGGCCGAGGTCGAGATGCCACACGGACTGCCTGTGGTCTTCGTCGACTCGAACCGGGGAACGAGCCATCCGTTCGTCGACACGGATCAAGCGCAGGGCGCGAAGCTGGCGACGGAGCACCTGCTCGACATGGGCCACGAGACGGTCTGGCATGTCGCAGGGCCGGCGAAGTCGTATTCAGCGGAACGTCGCCGCGAGTCGTGGCAGAAGACGCTCGAATCGAGGGAGCGGGCGGTGCCGGAGCCGATCCAGGGGGACTGGTCTGCCGCGTCCGGGTATGAGGCGGGCACTCGGCTGCGAGACATCGACGAGGTCACGGCGGTCTTCGCCGCGAACGACCAGATGGCGATCGGGGTCGTTCGTGCGTTCCGTGAGAGCGGACGGGACATTCCGGGCGACGTCAGCGTCGTCGGTTTCGACGGCTTGCCGGATGCCGCACAGCTTTGGCCGCCGTTGACGACTGTGCAGCAGCATCCGGAGAAGGTCGGTGCGCTCGCAGTGGACGCCCTGCTCGCCGAGCTCGGCAGCGGAGAGCGCACGCAGACGCCGCTGGTCGGCACCGAACTCATCATCCGAGAGAGCACGGCGCCGCCGCGCACGTCACGCTAG
- a CDS encoding Fe-S protein, translating into METLRHVVLLVHLIGFAVLFGSWAVQAFGGQKQFGKIMEYGLLIAGVAGLALAAPWGLPEGAEPNYMKIGTKLVILVAIGALVGSGLSRQKRGASVAPAVFWLVGILTVTNAAIALLWR; encoded by the coding sequence ATGGAGACTCTGCGTCACGTCGTCTTACTCGTCCATCTCATCGGCTTCGCCGTGCTGTTCGGTTCCTGGGCTGTCCAGGCATTCGGCGGCCAGAAGCAGTTCGGCAAGATCATGGAGTACGGGCTGCTTATCGCCGGAGTCGCCGGACTCGCCCTCGCTGCGCCTTGGGGTCTGCCGGAAGGCGCCGAGCCGAACTACATGAAAATCGGCACCAAGCTCGTCATCCTGGTGGCGATCGGCGCCCTGGTCGGCTCCGGGTTGAGTCGGCAGAAGCGCGGAGCGTCGGTTGCGCCGGCGGTGTTCTGGCTCGTCGGCATCCTCACCGTTACGAACGCCGCAATCGCTCTGCTCTGGCGCTGA
- the ribH gene encoding 6,7-dimethyl-8-ribityllumazine synthase: protein MSGAGAPAPGEPIDATGLNVVIIAGTWHEVITNGMIAGAERVLNAAHATHRLVRVPGSFELAVASQAAFAGGADAVVALGVIIRGGTPHFEYVAAATTDGLTRVALDAGKPVGFGVLTVDDEQQGLDRAGIEGSKEDKGAEAADAALRTALVIRDLRG, encoded by the coding sequence ATGAGCGGCGCAGGAGCCCCCGCACCCGGCGAACCGATCGACGCGACCGGATTGAACGTCGTCATCATCGCCGGCACCTGGCACGAAGTGATCACGAACGGCATGATCGCGGGTGCGGAGCGCGTGCTCAACGCCGCGCACGCGACTCATCGACTTGTACGCGTGCCTGGATCGTTCGAACTGGCGGTCGCGTCGCAGGCGGCGTTCGCCGGTGGTGCGGATGCTGTGGTCGCCCTTGGCGTCATCATCCGCGGTGGGACTCCGCACTTCGAGTACGTGGCGGCCGCGACGACCGACGGTCTCACCCGAGTTGCGCTGGACGCGGGCAAGCCGGTCGGCTTCGGCGTCCTGACCGTCGACGACGAGCAGCAAGGCCTGGATCGCGCCGGCATCGAGGGCTCGAAAGAAGACAAGGGCGCAGAGGCGGCGGATGCCGCGCTGCGGACGGCGCTTGTCATCCGGGACCTGCGGGGCTGA
- the ribA gene encoding GTP cyclohydrolase II, with the protein MSLATIEEALESLRAGRPVIVADDENRENEGDVILSAELATPEWVAWTVRWSSGFICAPMPADLADSLNLPPMVEANEDARSTAYTVSVDAAEGVTTGISASDRAHTLNVLANPASTSTSVIRPGHVLPLRAVDGGVRERSGHTEAAVDLMKLAGLQPVGAIAEVVAEDGSMMRLPGLKDLGARDGVPVITIEQLIAHLNKIDPQDGPVVSSRAGKRRVSLRADATVPTDHGTFRFLAYKDRVTGTDHIAVVSGELEETALVRVHSECLTGEAFGSLKCECGPQLDAALDAIAKEGGVVIYMRGHEGRGIGLINKLRAYSLQEDGLDTVDANLALGLPADAREYAAAAGILSDLGISKVRLLTNNTDKVKQLRELGLDVAEQVPLIVGVGPNNHQYLETKRDRMGHIIGEAELAEALAHGKDNA; encoded by the coding sequence ATGAGCCTTGCCACCATCGAAGAAGCTCTCGAGTCGCTGCGAGCCGGCCGTCCGGTCATCGTGGCCGACGATGAGAACCGCGAGAACGAAGGCGATGTCATCCTCTCGGCCGAACTCGCCACCCCCGAGTGGGTCGCGTGGACGGTGCGCTGGTCCTCAGGCTTCATCTGCGCGCCGATGCCCGCTGATCTCGCCGACAGTCTGAACCTGCCGCCGATGGTCGAGGCGAATGAGGATGCTCGATCGACCGCGTACACGGTCAGCGTCGACGCGGCCGAGGGGGTCACGACGGGTATCAGCGCATCTGACCGCGCGCACACGCTCAACGTGCTCGCGAATCCTGCATCCACCTCGACGAGCGTGATCCGTCCTGGCCACGTGCTGCCGCTCCGGGCCGTCGACGGCGGCGTGCGTGAGCGCAGTGGACACACCGAGGCCGCTGTGGATCTGATGAAGCTGGCGGGCCTGCAGCCTGTCGGCGCGATCGCAGAGGTCGTCGCCGAGGACGGCAGCATGATGCGTCTGCCGGGACTCAAGGATCTCGGTGCCCGTGACGGTGTGCCCGTGATCACGATCGAGCAGCTCATCGCGCACCTCAACAAGATCGACCCGCAGGACGGACCGGTCGTTTCTTCACGCGCAGGCAAGCGTCGCGTGAGCCTGCGAGCGGATGCCACCGTGCCCACCGACCACGGCACGTTCCGCTTCCTCGCGTACAAGGATCGAGTGACCGGCACTGATCACATCGCGGTCGTCTCCGGCGAGCTCGAAGAGACCGCCCTGGTGCGCGTGCACTCCGAGTGCCTGACCGGTGAGGCGTTCGGATCACTCAAATGCGAATGCGGACCGCAGCTCGATGCTGCGCTCGACGCGATCGCGAAGGAGGGCGGCGTCGTCATCTACATGCGTGGTCACGAGGGTCGCGGTATCGGCCTCATCAACAAACTGCGCGCGTACAGCCTGCAGGAGGATGGCCTCGACACCGTCGACGCGAACCTCGCCCTCGGCCTTCCGGCAGACGCCCGTGAATACGCGGCGGCAGCCGGCATCCTCAGCGATCTCGGCATCTCGAAGGTGCGTCTGCTGACGAACAACACCGACAAGGTGAAGCAGCTGCGCGAGCTCGGACTCGACGTCGCGGAGCAGGTGCCGCTGATCGTCGGCGTCGGACCGAACAACCACCAGTACCTCGAGACCAAGCGCGACCGCATGGGCCACATCATCGGCGAAGCCGAACTGGCCGAGGCGCTCGCCCACGGAAAGGACAACGCATGA